A single window of Paracoccus albus DNA harbors:
- a CDS encoding DUF1684 domain-containing protein — MNDAYSDSIAKWRDERLAALTAEDGWLNLTDRVAIVPGRMTIGSDPQNDVQISAGPGHLGTLELSADGNATFDDGQAQHQFQRVPDNPPRLKTGGLLLEVTQVEGAFALRVRDIGAASRKAFPGIESYSTDPEWRIEADWIPLDEPQDVEIDLVTGARDRVRITHQAEFTHEGQVVTLLPTHEKSGKPMFVIRDRTAGRETYGAARFLIGEVSGDKVVLDFNKAFSPPCAFTEFAVCPLPVAQNIMPFEIRAGEKKPADH, encoded by the coding sequence ATGAACGATGCATACAGCGACTCAATCGCAAAGTGGCGTGATGAACGCCTGGCCGCTTTGACAGCCGAGGACGGATGGCTGAACCTGACTGATCGGGTGGCGATTGTTCCGGGGCGGATGACGATCGGATCGGATCCGCAGAATGATGTTCAGATTTCCGCTGGCCCCGGCCATCTGGGCACGCTGGAGCTTTCAGCCGATGGTAACGCGACGTTTGATGACGGTCAGGCGCAGCATCAGTTTCAGCGCGTGCCTGACAATCCGCCAAGGCTGAAGACAGGCGGTCTGCTGCTGGAAGTGACGCAGGTCGAAGGCGCCTTTGCCTTACGCGTGCGCGACATCGGCGCTGCCTCACGCAAGGCGTTTCCGGGAATAGAGTCCTATTCGACTGACCCGGAATGGCGCATCGAAGCCGACTGGATCCCGCTGGATGAACCACAGGATGTGGAGATCGATCTTGTGACAGGCGCCCGTGACCGCGTGCGCATTACTCATCAGGCGGAGTTCACGCATGAGGGTCAGGTGGTCACACTTTTGCCGACCCATGAAAAATCGGGCAAGCCGATGTTTGTCATCCGTGATCGCACCGCGGGCCGTGAGACCTATGGCGCAGCACGGTTCCTGATCGGAGAGGTCAGCGGCGACAAGGTCGTGCTGGACTTTAACAAGGCATTCAGCCCGCCCTGTGCTTTTACTGAATTCGCAGTCTGCCCACTTCCCGTCGCGCAAAATATCATGCCCTTCGAAATTCGCGCGGGTGAGAAGAAGCCGGCGGATCATTAA
- the fmt gene encoding methionyl-tRNA formyltransferase translates to MRVIFMGTPDFSVPALRAIAAVHEVVCVYTQPPRQAGRGQKSRPTPVHKAADEMGLEVRYPRSLKAAAEQTEFAALNADVAVVVAYGLILPQPVLDAPRLGCVNIHASLLPRWRGAAPIHRAIMAGDDETGVSIMQMEAGLDTGPVLAERRTPITSDLTTADLHDRLAAMGADLVVETLDRLPAKAVAQPDTGVTYAAKIDKTEARIDWSRPANEVDRQIRGLSPFPGAWCDIAGERVKLLRSRIAEGSGNPGQVLGGFRIACGMGAVEVLEAQRAGKRPMLAAEILRGMSLPAHLD, encoded by the coding sequence TTGCGGGTCATCTTCATGGGAACGCCTGATTTTTCCGTACCTGCGCTGCGCGCCATCGCAGCGGTGCACGAGGTCGTCTGCGTGTACACGCAACCGCCGCGCCAGGCCGGACGTGGGCAGAAATCGCGACCGACCCCGGTTCACAAAGCCGCTGATGAAATGGGGCTGGAGGTTCGCTATCCCCGCAGCCTGAAAGCTGCGGCAGAGCAGACGGAGTTTGCAGCCCTTAATGCGGATGTCGCCGTCGTCGTTGCCTATGGTCTGATCCTGCCCCAACCCGTTTTGGATGCGCCGCGCCTGGGTTGCGTCAATATCCATGCGTCGCTTTTGCCACGCTGGCGTGGGGCCGCACCGATCCACCGTGCCATCATGGCGGGCGATGACGAAACCGGCGTATCAATCATGCAGATGGAGGCCGGGCTGGATACCGGCCCGGTGCTGGCGGAACGCCGCACACCGATCACGTCCGACCTTACGACGGCCGATCTGCATGACCGGCTGGCCGCGATGGGGGCGGATCTGGTCGTTGAAACGCTCGACCGCCTGCCCGCCAAAGCCGTAGCTCAGCCAGATACCGGCGTCACCTATGCCGCCAAGATCGACAAGACCGAGGCCCGCATAGACTGGTCACGTCCAGCCAACGAGGTTGATCGTCAGATCAGGGGTCTGTCGCCATTCCCCGGCGCGTGGTGCGATATCGCTGGCGAAAGGGTCAAACTGCTTCGTTCACGAATCGCAGAGGGCTCTGGCAATCCTGGCCAGGTGCTGGGAGGGTTCCGCATCGCATGTGGGATGGGCGCTGTTGAGGTGCTGGAGGCACAGCGTGCCGGCAAACGCCCTATGCTCGCCGCAGAAATATTGCGCGGCATGTCCCTGCCTGCCCATCTGGACTGA
- the def gene encoding peptide deformylase — protein MTVRPFLPYADKRLHTPAQPVEAVTEAVRMVWDDMIDTMEAMPGVGLAAPQIGIMLRLAVVDASEKRGQAIRMANPEILHESVQFRDYEEASPNLPGVSARITRPRAVTVRYLNESGEIEDRDFVSLWATSVQHQIDHLNGKMYVDHLSPLRRKMLVAKAAKLAKRG, from the coding sequence ATGACCGTCAGACCTTTCCTGCCCTACGCCGACAAGCGCCTTCACACACCGGCCCAACCGGTGGAAGCAGTTACGGAAGCTGTCCGGATGGTCTGGGATGACATGATCGACACGATGGAGGCTATGCCCGGCGTCGGCCTTGCCGCGCCGCAAATCGGGATCATGCTGCGCCTCGCCGTGGTAGATGCGTCAGAAAAGCGCGGTCAGGCCATCAGAATGGCCAACCCAGAAATCCTGCATGAATCGGTCCAGTTCCGCGATTATGAGGAAGCCAGTCCGAACCTGCCCGGCGTATCGGCGCGGATAACCCGCCCCCGCGCCGTAACGGTTCGCTACCTGAACGAGAGCGGTGAAATCGAAGACAGGGATTTCGTCAGCCTCTGGGCAACATCTGTGCAGCATCAGATCGACCACCTGAATGGCAAAATGTATGTCGATCACCTGTCGCCGTTGCGCCGCAAGATGCTGGTCGCCAAGGCCGCGAAGCTGGCAAAGCGCGGATAA
- the def gene encoding peptide deformylase — protein MTIRPILIHPDPRLKKVAEPVARITPDVETLAADMVATMYDAPGIGLAAPQVGVLQRIFVMDANRDPEAERKPMVLLNPEITWESDEQNIYEEGCLSIPEQYAEVTRPSQVKVSWLGLDGKQHQEDFDGLWATCAQHEIDHLDGVLFIDHISAMRRQMITRKMVKLKRERAREQA, from the coding sequence ATGACAATACGCCCGATCCTGATTCATCCTGACCCGCGCCTGAAAAAAGTCGCCGAGCCCGTCGCACGCATCACGCCCGATGTGGAAACGCTGGCAGCCGACATGGTGGCAACCATGTATGACGCACCCGGCATCGGGCTCGCGGCGCCGCAGGTCGGTGTTCTGCAGCGGATATTCGTGATGGACGCCAACCGCGACCCCGAGGCAGAGCGCAAGCCGATGGTTCTGCTGAACCCCGAGATCACCTGGGAATCAGACGAACAGAACATCTATGAGGAAGGGTGCCTGTCGATCCCTGAACAATATGCCGAGGTGACGCGGCCTTCTCAGGTCAAAGTGAGCTGGCTGGGTCTGGACGGCAAACAACATCAGGAAGATTTCGACGGGCTGTGGGCCACCTGCGCCCAGCATGAGATCGACCATCTGGATGGGGTCCTGTTCATCGACCATATCAGCGCAATGCGCCGCCAGATGATTACCCGCAAGATGGTGAAGCTGAAACGCGAACGCGCCCGTGAGCAGGCGTAG
- a CDS encoding MalY/PatB family protein has translation MTTPDFDEIIERRGTNCNKWDDMEAIYGVPADQGLAMWVADMDFRPPAPVQAAVEKLAAHGVYGYPAQNPDYLPAIRWWMKNRHGWQIEADWIVTALGLVNGTALAISAFTDPGDRVILMTPVYHAFSRVIRAQGREVAEFPLAQNDGRYVFDWPTWEGLLTGQEKMLILCSPHNPGGRVWSAQELREVADFCAAHDLVLVSDEIHHDLVMPGFKHTVMADAAPDITDRLITLTAATKTFNIAGAHVGNAIIADPKLRSAYKAKMAGLGLSTGMFGTDMVAAAYSPEGASWVDALVSYLDENRRLFDEGVNALPGLSSMPLEATYLSWVDFNGTGMSAEEVRARVAKDAKIAANAGETFGLGGEGFLRFNLATPRSNVESAVSRLRAAFADLQ, from the coding sequence ATGACCACACCCGACTTTGACGAAATCATCGAACGCCGCGGAACCAACTGCAACAAATGGGACGATATGGAGGCGATCTATGGCGTTCCCGCCGATCAGGGTCTGGCGATGTGGGTCGCGGATATGGACTTCAGGCCTCCCGCGCCGGTGCAGGCCGCCGTTGAAAAACTGGCAGCCCATGGTGTCTATGGCTATCCCGCGCAGAACCCGGATTATCTTCCCGCAATCCGGTGGTGGATGAAAAACCGTCACGGCTGGCAGATAGAGGCAGACTGGATCGTTACGGCGCTTGGCCTTGTCAACGGCACGGCGCTTGCCATTTCCGCCTTCACCGATCCGGGCGACCGCGTGATTCTGATGACGCCCGTCTATCATGCGTTCTCACGTGTGATTCGCGCTCAGGGGCGAGAGGTTGCCGAGTTTCCTCTGGCGCAGAACGATGGGCGCTATGTCTTTGATTGGCCGACGTGGGAAGGGCTGCTGACCGGCCAGGAAAAAATGCTGATTCTGTGCAGCCCGCACAATCCGGGCGGTCGCGTCTGGTCGGCGCAGGAACTGCGCGAGGTGGCAGATTTCTGCGCAGCGCACGATCTGGTGCTGGTAAGCGATGAGATCCATCATGATCTTGTCATGCCGGGTTTCAAACATACCGTTATGGCCGACGCCGCGCCGGATATAACTGACCGTCTCATCACGCTGACCGCTGCGACAAAGACATTCAACATTGCCGGCGCGCATGTCGGCAATGCAATCATCGCCGACCCGAAGCTGCGTTCCGCCTACAAAGCAAAGATGGCGGGACTTGGTCTGTCGACCGGGATGTTCGGAACAGATATGGTAGCCGCTGCCTATTCCCCTGAGGGTGCATCCTGGGTGGATGCGCTCGTGTCCTATCTCGACGAAAACCGCCGACTGTTTGACGAAGGGGTGAACGCGCTTCCGGGGCTGTCATCCATGCCGCTGGAGGCGACCTATCTGTCATGGGTCGATTTCAACGGCACCGGTATGTCTGCGGAAGAGGTAAGGGCAAGGGTTGCGAAGGATGCGAAGATCGCTGCGAATGCCGGTGAGACCTTCGGTCTTGGCGGGGAAGGGTTCCTGCGCTTCAACCTCGCGACGCCACGCAGCAATGTCGAATCCGCGGTCAGCCGCCTTCGCGCTGCCTTCGCTGATCTGCAATAG
- a CDS encoding L,D-transpeptidase family protein: MFIVFLGWILWSLFGPTGLAPPGGVDTTRPPPRPELSLPLQGDIDRILIEKEARRLSVYQQGKLVREYRIALGFAPEGDKLMQGDGKTPEGVFKVDRRNDKSQFHLSLGIDYPKSDDRRRARDGGYDPGGDIFIHGQPNQIEDGFRVKGDWTDGCIAIDNHQIAELFAATRIGTEVEIRP, encoded by the coding sequence GTGTTCATCGTTTTTCTCGGCTGGATCCTGTGGTCGCTTTTCGGACCGACCGGCCTGGCTCCACCCGGTGGCGTCGACACGACGCGCCCACCGCCGCGGCCTGAACTGAGCCTACCGCTTCAGGGCGACATCGACCGCATCCTGATCGAAAAAGAGGCCCGGCGGCTGAGCGTTTACCAGCAGGGCAAGCTGGTCCGCGAGTATCGGATCGCGCTAGGCTTTGCGCCAGAGGGCGACAAGCTGATGCAAGGCGACGGCAAGACGCCCGAAGGTGTTTTCAAGGTTGACCGCCGCAATGACAAAAGTCAGTTTCATCTGTCGCTCGGCATTGACTATCCGAAATCCGACGACCGTAGGCGGGCGCGCGATGGCGGTTACGATCCGGGGGGCGATATCTTTATTCACGGGCAGCCCAACCAGATCGAAGACGGCTTTCGGGTCAAAGGCGACTGGACCGACGGCTGTATTGCCATCGACAATCACCAGATCGCCGAACTGTTTGCCGCCACCCGCATCGGCACCGAGGTTGAGATACGGCCGTGA
- a CDS encoding GNAT family N-acetyltransferase has product MAEITLRQAQPDDAGGMAEVQNAIFDAGLRKTAVDEDKMRSLYLEHPNTLRLTIAEGEGEILGFQWLGVAWPDNEYGVATGWGMIGTHIRPDAGRIGIGRRLFAKTLQAARIARLAHIDASIGDDNAAGLAYYQAMGFRPYRKSEGRTPHRLDL; this is encoded by the coding sequence ATGGCAGAGATAACTCTGCGCCAGGCGCAGCCAGATGATGCCGGGGGCATGGCAGAGGTTCAGAACGCGATTTTTGACGCAGGTTTGCGTAAAACAGCCGTCGACGAAGATAAAATGCGCTCTTTGTATCTGGAGCATCCCAATACTCTTCGTCTGACCATTGCCGAGGGCGAGGGCGAAATCCTGGGCTTTCAGTGGCTGGGTGTCGCATGGCCAGACAATGAGTATGGCGTCGCCACCGGCTGGGGCATGATCGGAACCCATATACGGCCGGATGCCGGGCGCATCGGGATCGGGCGGAGACTGTTTGCAAAAACGCTGCAGGCCGCGCGAATTGCGCGGCTTGCCCATATCGACGCAAGCATCGGCGACGATAATGCGGCCGGCCTTGCTTATTACCAGGCGATGGGCTTTCGGCCCTATCGCAAATCTGAGGGGCGGACGCCGCACCGTCTCGACCTTTGA
- the pgsA gene encoding CDP-diacylglycerol--glycerol-3-phosphate 3-phosphatidyltransferase — protein sequence MTWTIPNILTILRLLAAPGVPVMFLYFHRPWADWAALTLFLLAAITDWFDGYLARLWNQQSRFGAAMDPIADKAMVVIALVVITGYSGMNPWLILPATVILFREVFVSGLRESLGDKATQLAVTKVAKWKTTTQMVAISVLFLGTGLAYVEYGRPPLVGEAELPGDAKWSSLATFLGLFLIWVAAALTAWTGWDYFRKAMPFLKGPK from the coding sequence ATGACCTGGACCATTCCGAATATCCTCACCATTTTGCGCCTTCTCGCCGCACCGGGCGTCCCGGTTATGTTTCTGTATTTTCATCGTCCGTGGGCCGATTGGGCTGCGCTGACGCTGTTTCTGCTGGCGGCGATTACCGATTGGTTTGATGGCTATCTGGCAAGGCTGTGGAACCAGCAAAGCCGCTTTGGCGCCGCGATGGACCCGATTGCGGATAAGGCGATGGTCGTGATCGCTCTGGTGGTTATCACGGGCTATTCGGGCATGAACCCGTGGCTGATCCTGCCCGCCACCGTGATCCTGTTCCGAGAGGTTTTCGTGTCCGGCCTGCGCGAGTCGTTAGGCGATAAAGCGACGCAACTTGCGGTAACCAAGGTCGCGAAATGGAAAACCACGACACAGATGGTTGCGATATCCGTTCTGTTTCTGGGAACGGGGCTTGCCTATGTCGAATATGGTCGCCCCCCGCTGGTGGGTGAGGCAGAATTGCCCGGTGATGCGAAATGGTCCTCTCTTGCGACGTTCCTGGGCCTGTTTCTGATCTGGGTTGCGGCAGCGCTGACGGCGTGGACCGGGTGGGATTATTTCCGCAAGGCCATGCCTTTTCTGAAGGGTCCGAAATGA
- the moaD gene encoding molybdopterin converting factor subunit 1, producing the protein MKIDVLYFAWIRERIGEPRESIDTGATTIRGLVEQLINSDERYAAALSDLNSYRVAADQELVNFDHKLENVRELAFFPPMTGG; encoded by the coding sequence ATGAAGATAGACGTCCTTTATTTCGCATGGATTCGAGAGCGTATTGGCGAACCCAGGGAAAGCATTGATACGGGTGCCACAACGATCCGCGGCCTTGTGGAGCAGTTGATTAACAGCGACGAAAGATATGCGGCTGCGCTTTCCGATCTGAATTCCTATCGCGTGGCGGCCGATCAGGAACTGGTGAATTTCGACCACAAGCTGGAAAATGTGCGTGAACTGGCCTTTTTCCCGCCAATGACCGGCGGCTGA
- a CDS encoding molybdenum cofactor biosynthesis protein MoaE, with product MLIRIQQDPFALADLLDGFGDGAGAVVTFSGLVRDDTGEMTALELEHYPGMTEKAVSRIAMQAQARWNLVDLAIVHRFGRLNVGEQIMAVATAARHRAEAFEAAEYLMDYLKSRAPFWKREIGADGPGAWVEAKTSDEDALSRWD from the coding sequence ATGCTGATCCGGATTCAGCAAGACCCCTTTGCACTGGCAGATCTGCTGGATGGTTTTGGTGACGGCGCAGGCGCTGTCGTGACATTTTCCGGCCTTGTGCGGGATGATACGGGCGAAATGACCGCTTTAGAGCTGGAGCACTATCCCGGCATGACGGAAAAGGCGGTATCGCGCATTGCGATGCAGGCGCAAGCTCGCTGGAATTTGGTCGATCTGGCAATTGTTCATCGCTTCGGCCGCTTGAATGTCGGCGAACAGATCATGGCTGTGGCAACCGCGGCGCGGCACCGGGCAGAGGCTTTCGAGGCGGCAGAATATCTGATGGACTACCTGAAATCGCGTGCGCCTTTCTGGAAGCGAGAGATCGGCGCTGACGGTCCCGGCGCATGGGTCGAAGCAAAGACGTCGGATGAGGACGCGCTGTCACGATGGGACTGA
- a CDS encoding glutamate--cysteine ligase, whose translation MSIPQQGGGPIERREQLAEYIAWGEKPREDWRIGTEHEKFGYCKDSLLPLPYDGERSIKAMLEGLQQRFGWSPVFEQDKIVGLERNGANVSLEPGGQLELSGAPLESIHQTCDEVNQHLAEVREVAEKIGAGFIGLGAAPIWSEEQMPMMPKGRYALMTPYMRTVGTLGTQMMYRTCTVQVNLDFGSEADMVQKLRVSLALQPVATALFANSPFLDGKPNGMKSWRAHIWQNLDPARTGMLPFVFEEGFGYDQWVDYVLDVPMYFVYRDGKYINALGQSFRDFMQGKLPALPGEVPTLSDWADHLTTVFPESRVKKFIEMRGADGGPWRRLCALPALWVGLLYDQSSLDAAWDLVKGLDAETREGLRRAAAKDGLNGGAGGVKLHDLAREAVGIAEAGLKARAKRGAGGLVPDETHFLNALKESVETGQAPADELLAKYHGEWHGDLTRIYGEYSY comes from the coding sequence ATGTCCATACCCCAGCAGGGCGGCGGCCCGATCGAGCGGCGCGAACAGCTTGCCGAATATATCGCTTGGGGCGAAAAGCCCCGAGAGGACTGGCGGATCGGGACAGAGCACGAGAAGTTCGGCTATTGTAAAGACAGCCTGCTACCGCTGCCCTATGACGGTGAGCGTTCCATCAAAGCCATGCTGGAGGGGTTGCAGCAACGTTTCGGGTGGTCGCCTGTGTTTGAGCAGGACAAGATCGTCGGGCTGGAGCGCAACGGCGCGAATGTCAGTCTGGAGCCGGGCGGGCAGCTTGAACTGTCAGGCGCCCCGCTGGAGTCGATCCACCAGACCTGCGACGAGGTGAACCAGCATCTGGCCGAGGTGCGAGAGGTTGCCGAGAAGATCGGGGCCGGTTTCATTGGACTTGGTGCCGCGCCGATCTGGTCGGAAGAGCAGATGCCAATGATGCCGAAGGGCCGTTATGCGCTGATGACGCCTTACATGCGCACGGTTGGTACGCTGGGCACGCAGATGATGTATCGTACCTGCACCGTGCAGGTGAACCTCGACTTCGGGTCAGAGGCAGATATGGTCCAGAAGCTGCGCGTTTCGCTGGCATTGCAGCCGGTTGCGACGGCACTGTTTGCGAACTCTCCGTTTCTGGATGGCAAGCCGAATGGTATGAAGTCGTGGCGTGCCCATATCTGGCAGAACCTTGATCCGGCGCGGACCGGGATGCTGCCCTTCGTCTTTGAAGAAGGCTTCGGTTACGATCAATGGGTGGACTATGTCCTCGATGTGCCGATGTATTTCGTCTATCGCGATGGAAAATATATCAATGCATTGGGGCAAAGCTTCCGCGACTTCATGCAGGGAAAGCTGCCCGCATTGCCGGGAGAGGTGCCGACGCTTTCGGACTGGGCTGACCACCTGACGACGGTTTTCCCGGAATCAAGGGTCAAGAAGTTCATCGAAATGCGCGGTGCCGATGGCGGGCCGTGGCGCAGGCTGTGTGCGCTTCCTGCGCTGTGGGTCGGTCTGCTTTACGATCAGTCATCGCTGGATGCCGCTTGGGATCTGGTGAAGGGCCTCGATGCGGAAACGCGCGAGGGGTTGCGCCGCGCTGCCGCCAAAGACGGGCTTAACGGCGGAGCAGGCGGTGTGAAGCTTCATGATCTGGCACGCGAAGCGGTGGGTATTGCCGAAGCCGGACTGAAGGCGCGGGCAAAGCGCGGAGCAGGCGGGTTGGTGCCTGATGAGACGCATTTTCTGAACGCATTGAAAGAAAGCGTGGAGACCGGGCAGGCCCCTGCGGATGAACTGCTTGCGAAATATCACGGCGAATGGCACGGAGATTTGACTCGCATCTATGGCGAGTATTCGTACTGA
- a CDS encoding uracil-DNA glycosylase: MESGLTWRGAEVDGWTALALLEWQRELGVDEPILDEPLDRMDLPPPPKPVAPSAIAPQSHAAVPAPKQAEPDHAAFVAEAEAQAAKATSLDMLAELQSGFDGLALKRGARNFVFSDGNPAARVMIIGEAPGEEEDARGLPFVGRAGQLLDRMLAAIGLGRDVPDAARSVYIANVLKWRPPGNRRPQPNEVALSLPFLRKQVELAGPEVILLMGNTPCAAALNREGILRLRGNWTEAFGRPALPMTHPAYLLRNPIAKKDAWADLLSLAAKLDL; this comes from the coding sequence ATGGAATCAGGTCTGACATGGCGCGGTGCCGAAGTTGACGGCTGGACGGCCCTGGCATTGCTGGAATGGCAGCGAGAGCTGGGCGTTGATGAGCCGATTTTGGACGAGCCGCTTGACCGGATGGACCTGCCGCCTCCGCCAAAGCCTGTCGCGCCGTCGGCCATCGCACCGCAGAGCCATGCTGCGGTTCCTGCGCCGAAACAGGCAGAGCCTGATCATGCCGCCTTTGTGGCCGAAGCCGAAGCACAGGCTGCGAAGGCAACATCGCTTGATATGCTGGCCGAACTGCAATCGGGCTTTGACGGGCTGGCGCTGAAGCGAGGAGCAAGGAATTTCGTTTTCTCCGACGGCAATCCTGCTGCCCGTGTCATGATCATCGGGGAAGCCCCCGGCGAGGAAGAGGATGCCCGTGGCCTGCCCTTCGTCGGTCGTGCGGGGCAATTGCTGGACAGAATGCTTGCAGCCATCGGGTTGGGCCGGGATGTCCCCGACGCCGCGCGGTCGGTCTACATCGCCAATGTCCTGAAATGGCGTCCGCCGGGCAACCGGCGTCCTCAGCCCAATGAAGTCGCGCTATCGCTGCCATTTCTACGCAAACAGGTTGAGCTTGCCGGGCCAGAGGTCATCCTGCTGATGGGCAACACGCCCTGCGCCGCTGCGCTTAACCGCGAGGGCATTCTGCGATTGCGTGGCAACTGGACAGAGGCTTTTGGCAGACCTGCGCTTCCAATGACGCACCCAGCCTATCTGCTGCGCAATCCGATCGCCAAGAAAGACGCCTGGGCGGATCTGCTTTCACTGGCAGCTAAACTGGACCTTTAA
- a CDS encoding aspartate carbamoyltransferase catalytic subunit: protein MTFRARHLLGIEPLSPPEITSVLDLAESYVDLNRRTIKHSDALEGMTQINMFFENSTRTQSSFELAGKRLGADVMNMSVAHSSVKKGETLIDTALTLNAMHPDLLVVRHPQSGAVNLLAEKVNCAVLNAGDGRHEHPTQALLDALTIRRAKGRLHRLTVAICGDIAHSRVARSNLILLGKMESRIRLVGPSTLMPSGVGEFGCEVYEDMREGLQDADVVMMLRLQRERMDGGFIPSEREYYHRWGLDADKLSHAKPDAIVMHPGPMNRGVEIDGTIADDINRSVIQDQVEMGVAVRMAAMDLLARNLRAERGAKASGGDHV, encoded by the coding sequence ATGACGTTCCGCGCACGCCACCTGCTGGGTATCGAGCCCCTGTCACCACCGGAAATCACCTCTGTTCTCGACCTTGCCGAAAGCTATGTCGATCTGAACCGGCGCACGATCAAGCATTCGGATGCGCTTGAGGGTATGACACAGATTAACATGTTCTTCGAAAACTCGACCCGCACCCAGTCAAGCTTTGAACTGGCAGGCAAAAGGCTTGGTGCGGATGTGATGAATATGTCGGTCGCGCACTCGTCGGTGAAGAAGGGTGAGACGCTGATTGATACCGCGCTAACCCTGAACGCAATGCATCCCGATCTGCTGGTCGTGCGGCATCCTCAGTCAGGGGCGGTCAATCTGCTGGCGGAAAAGGTGAATTGCGCGGTCCTTAACGCGGGCGACGGACGGCATGAGCATCCGACGCAAGCCTTGCTGGACGCTTTGACGATAAGGCGTGCCAAGGGCCGCTTGCACCGTCTGACCGTGGCGATCTGCGGCGACATTGCGCACAGCAGGGTTGCGCGGTCGAATCTGATTTTGCTCGGCAAAATGGAGAGCAGAATTCGCCTTGTCGGGCCATCAACTCTGATGCCCTCGGGCGTGGGCGAGTTCGGCTGCGAGGTCTACGAGGATATGCGTGAGGGGCTTCAGGACGCAGACGTCGTCATGATGCTGCGCCTTCAGAGAGAACGGATGGATGGCGGTTTCATCCCGTCCGAGCGCGAATACTATCACCGCTGGGGGCTTGATGCCGACAAGCTGTCACATGCCAAGCCCGACGCAATTGTCATGCATCCAGGCCCGATGAACCGTGGCGTCGAAATCGACGGCACAATCGCCGATGACATCAACCGAAGCGTTATTCAGGATCAGGTCGAAATGGGCGTCGCCGTTCGCATGGCCGCGATGGACCTGCTGGCGCGAAACCTGCGGGCAGAGCGGGGGGCCAAAGCCTCTGGTGGCGATCATGTCTGA
- a CDS encoding aspartate carbamoyltransferase catalytic subunit yields MSEPDLVSASEGASYHPGWQGILEPGERILWQGEPDSRFRLEFKSLGGTFPALFFVCFSLFWMYQAAQGSIFFAMFGLFFLVIGLRDLLTPIFGPSFLRSRTWYTLTDRRAIVATDVPMRGRKLSSFPIDRDTPVEYVDGNPPSIYFGHSAVDRSQRGGFQYIADADKVMAMIRDIQRTPTVDRADP; encoded by the coding sequence ATGTCTGAACCGGATCTTGTCAGCGCGTCAGAGGGCGCATCGTACCACCCCGGCTGGCAGGGCATTCTGGAGCCGGGCGAGCGTATTCTGTGGCAGGGGGAACCCGACAGCCGTTTCCGGCTTGAATTTAAAAGCCTTGGCGGCACGTTTCCGGCGCTCTTCTTCGTCTGTTTTTCGCTGTTCTGGATGTATCAGGCCGCGCAAGGCAGCATTTTCTTTGCAATGTTCGGCCTGTTCTTTCTTGTGATCGGTCTGCGTGATCTGCTGACCCCGATCTTTGGGCCTTCCTTCCTGCGCTCGCGGACATGGTATACGCTGACTGATCGCCGGGCGATTGTCGCGACGGATGTGCCGATGCGTGGTCGTAAGTTGAGCAGCTTTCCCATCGACCGCGATACGCCCGTTGAATATGTCGACGGCAATCCGCCCTCGATCTATTTCGGCCATTCAGCGGTAGATCGCAGCCAACGCGGCGGGTTTCAGTACATTGCTGATGCCGACAAGGTGATGGCAATGATCCGCGATATTCAGCGCACACCCACTGTAGATAGGGCCGACCCATGA